The following proteins come from a genomic window of Meles meles chromosome 1, mMelMel3.1 paternal haplotype, whole genome shotgun sequence:
- the FPGT gene encoding fucose-1-phosphate guanylyltransferase isoform X1 has product MAAALAPLGVTLREATQRKLRRFSELRGKPVAAGEFWDIVAITAADEKQELAYKKQLSEKLKKKELPVGVQYHVFVDPAGVKIGNGGSTLCALRCLEKLYGNKWNSFTILLIHSGGYSQRLPNASALGKIFTALPFGNPIFQMLELKLAMYIDFPSHMNPGILVTCADDIELYSIGEYEFIRFDKPGFTALAHPSSLTVGTTHGVFVLEPFDELENRDLEYRSCHRFLHKPSIEKMHQFDAVYRPGNISQQDFARGDTLSLKLGSEYVYTDSLFYMDHKSAKKLLAFYEKIGTLNCEIDAYGDFLQALGPGATVEYTRNTANVTKEEAELIDIRQKIFHLLKGTSLNVIVLNNSKFYHIGTTEEYLFHFTSDSSLKSELGLQSIAFSTFSAILESSGNTSCIIQSILDSRCSVATGSVVEYSRLGPDVSVGENCIISGCHIITAAVLPAHSFVCSLSLKMNGHLKYSTMAFGVQDNLKKNVKTLSDIKLLQFFGVCFLSCLDIWNLKVTEELFSGNKTCLSLWNARIFPVCSSLSDSVTISLKMLNAIQKKSAFSLNNYELLSIEEMLVYKDVEDMITYREQIFLEITLNTKKNSLI; this is encoded by the exons ATGGCTGCTGCGCTTGCACCCCTGGGCGTAACTCTCCGAGAAGCCACCCAGCGAAAATTGAGGAGGTTTTCAGAGCTGAGAG GCAAACCTGTGGCAGCTGGAGAATTCTGGGACATTGTTGCAATAACAGCAGCTGATGAAAAACAGGAGCTTGCTTATAAGAAACAGCTCtcagaaaagctgaaaaaaaaggAGCTACCCGTTGGAGTTCAATATCATGTTTTTGTCGATCCTGCTGGAGTCAAAATCG gaaatggagGATCCACACTTTGTGCCCTTCGATGTTTGGAAAAGCTATATGGCAATAAATGGAATTCTTTTACCATCCTATTAATTCATTCTG GTGGTTACAGCCAACGCCTTCCAAATGCAAGTGCTCTGGGCAAAATTTTCACTGCATTACCTTTTGGTAACCCCATATTTCAGATGTTGGAATTAAAACTAGCCATGTACATTGATTTCCCCTCGCATATGAATCCTGGGATTCTGGTTACCTGTGCAGATGATATTGAACTTTATAGTATCGGAGAATATGAGTTTATTAGATTTGACAAACCTGGCTTTACTGCTTTAGCTCATCCTTCTAGTTTGACTGTTGGTACCACACATGGAGTATTTGTCTTAGAACCTTTTGATGAATTAGAAAATAGAGACCTTGAATACAGGTCTTGCCATCGTTTCCTTCATAAGCCCAGCATAGAAAAGATGCATCAATTTGATGCTGTATATAGACCGGGAAATATTTCTCAACAGGACTTTGCTAGGGGTGATACTCTGTCTCTTAAGTTAGGCTCTGAGTATGTCTACACGGACAGCTTGTTTTATATGGATCATAAATCAGCAAAAAAGTTACTCGCTTTTTATGAGAAAATAGGCACATTGAACTGTGAAATAGATGCCTATGGAGACTTTCTGCAAGCTTTGGGACCTGGAGCAACTGTGGAGTACACCAGAAACACAGCAAATGTCACTAAAGAAGAAGCAGAGTTGATAGACATTAGGCAGAAAATATTTCATCTTCTTAAAGGAACCTCATTAAATGTTATTGTTCTTAATAACTCCAAATTTTATCACATTGGAACAACTgaagaatatttatttcattttacttcagATAGCAGTTTGAAGTCAGAGCTTGGCTTACAGTCCATAGCTTTTAGCACCTTTTCTGCAATACTGGAAAGTTCTGGTAATACATCCTGTATCATTCAAAGTATACTGGATTCAAGATGTTCTGTGGCAACTGGCTCAGTTGTGGAGTATTCCAGATTGGGGCCTGATGTTTCAGTTGGGGAAAACTGCATTATTAGTGGTTGCCATATCATAACAGCAGCTGTTCTGCCTGCACATTCTTTTGTGTGTTCCTTAAGCTTGAAGATGAATGGACACTTAAAGTATTCAACGATGGCATTTGGAGTACAAGACAACttgaaaaagaatgttaaaacatTGTCAGATATAAAGTTACTTCAATTCTTTGGAGTCTGTTTCCTGTCATGCTTAGATATTTGGAATCTGAAAGTTACAGAGGAACTATTCTCTGGAAACAAGACATGTTTGAGTTTGTGGAATGCTCGTATTTTCCCAGTTTGTTCTTCTTTAAGTGATTCAGTTACAATATCcctaaaaatgttaaatgctATACAGAAAAAATCAGCATTCAGCCTGAATAACTATGAACTGTTGTCCATTGAAGAAATGCTTGTCTACAAAGATGTAGAAGACATGATAACTTATAGGGAGcaaatttttctagaaattactttaaatacaaaaaaaaacagtctGATTTAG
- the FPGT gene encoding fucose-1-phosphate guanylyltransferase isoform X2, producing MAAALAPLGVTLREATQRKLRRFSELRGKPVAAGEFWDIVAITAADEKQELAYKKQLSEKLKKKELPVGVQYHVFVDPAGVKIGNGGSTLCALRCLEKLYGNKWNSFTILLIHSAPFLQYWKVLVIHPVSFKVYWIQDVLWQLAQLWSIPDWGLMFQLGKTALLVVAIS from the exons ATGGCTGCTGCGCTTGCACCCCTGGGCGTAACTCTCCGAGAAGCCACCCAGCGAAAATTGAGGAGGTTTTCAGAGCTGAGAG GCAAACCTGTGGCAGCTGGAGAATTCTGGGACATTGTTGCAATAACAGCAGCTGATGAAAAACAGGAGCTTGCTTATAAGAAACAGCTCtcagaaaagctgaaaaaaaaggAGCTACCCGTTGGAGTTCAATATCATGTTTTTGTCGATCCTGCTGGAGTCAAAATCG gaaatggagGATCCACACTTTGTGCCCTTCGATGTTTGGAAAAGCTATATGGCAATAAATGGAATTCTTTTACCATCCTATTAATTCATTCTG CACCTTTTCTGCAATACTGGAAAGTTCTGGTAATACATCCTGTATCATTCAAAGTATACTGGATTCAAGATGTTCTGTGGCAACTGGCTCAGTTGTGGAGTATTCCAGATTGGGGCCTGATGTTTCAGTTGGGGAAAACTGCATTATTAGTGGTTGCCATATCATAA